TACTTTTTAATAATTCATTAATATGCTTTACGGCAACTTCAAAACGATTTGTTAGATTTCCACTTAGTAAAATATAGGGCTTTTGGTGAATTTCTAACGCCTTTTGAAACGCTTGAAACATCGTTTCTCTTTCATGCGGTTTATCGCGAATGCCATCGGGCTCCCATGGCAGATCAATATTAGTTAAAAAATAAAGATTATAGTAATTTTCTGTGGCAAATTTATTTAAGCGCTCTGAAGTAAAGTCCTGATAGTAAGATTCACTATATACTTTTGTTTCTAACAAGTCGGTATCACAAATTAGTAATTTATCTGCTTGCTTAGTCAATTTGTTTTCTAAAGCCATTTGGCCTTCCGCAATGGGCAATACATCATCTTGGGTTAATACCTCATGTAATTTTGCTTTATTTTCAGCATAAATCCTAGAAAATTCTGGAACCCAAAGTGTATTAAAATGAGTCGCCAATTTTTTAGCAAGAATGGTTTTTCCTGTTGACTCAGGACCAAACAGGACAATTTTTATGCAATGACTCTCGTCTTGTTTAAGTGTTTCTTCCATGCTAAATAACCATAAATTGCTAATACTGTAAAACCTAAATACTGTAAACTTGTAAAGGTAAATCCTTTGTAAAAATATAAGGGGACTGAAATAAGATCACCTACAATCCAGAAAATCCAATTTTCAACTTTTCGTTTTGCCATGAGATACATTCCGGCAAAAAATATGGCAGTTGTAAGAATATCAACATACGACACCCAACTACTCCATTTATTAAAAATTTGATAAATAACAGCAACACAAATTACCGCTGCAACGGCAATTCCAATTGAAGTCTGTTTATCCCTTTTATTCCATGATGTAATTGGTGTTTCATGCGTATCATCTATTTTACGTGTCCAAATATACCAACCATAAATACTCATTATAAAATAGTAGGCGTTAATAATCATATCGCCTAATAGTGCCCATTTAAACAATAAATATACAAAGATACTTGTGCTAATAATACCGGTTGGAAACACAAAAATATGGTTCTGTTTAGAATACCAAACGGATAGAAACCCAAAAACAATCGCAATAATCTCAAGTACAATATCTAGAGTATCATAATCGCTGTACTGACCAAACAGGTAATCAAAAATGAGGCTCATAATCTTGTCTATCTGATTTGACTATTTTCATGTGTAGCAAACCGCGTTCAATTAATTCAAAAGCTTCTTTTATTTCAACGGTTAAAAGTTTCATAACCGCATCATAATCGCCATAAACCTGCGTGCTTAATGGGTTTTCAAGGACTTTTAAATGAGATGCTCGTAATTTTTTTATAAAATGAATGATGGCTGGTTCATAGTCATCATGCAACGGTGTTAAGGTTAATTCTACGGATATTTTCATGTTTATTTGCCGCGAAAGCGGTAATCTTTTTAATGTTTGTACTTATTTTAAATTTAAAACCTTACAACCCGCTTGAGGCAACATTAACAATCTTGAAGTTCTTCAAAAAAAGACTCATCATCTTCAAAAGCCGTTCCTATAACTACTAAATCGGCTCCAGCTTGGTAGGCTTGTTTTAATTGTTTTAAATTTCGAATTCCGCCGCCCACAATTAAGGGAATGCTAATATTGGTTTTTACTTTTTCAATTATCTTCTTGGATACCGGTTGCAATGCACCACTCCCAGCTTCCAAATATATAAGTTTCATTCCAAGTAATTCGCCAGCTGTGGCTGTATCTGCTATTAATTGGATGTTATTATTTTGTAATGGTGCTGTATTGGTTACACGTTGTACGGCTGTTTGTTTGCCATTTTCAATTAAGATATAACCGGTTGAAATAATTTCTAAATTTGAATTTTTCAATTTCGAAATGGCTTGAACATGCTTACCAATTAAATAGTCTGGATTTCTACCTGAAATCAGTGATAAAAATAAGAGTGCATCGGCTTGATTTGTTATTTGTCCTACATCACCAGGGAATAATAAAAGAGGTAATTGGGTGTGTTTTTTAATTTCTATTACCAAAGCTTCTGTTAATTGCGCTGCAACCACACTTCCACCAACAAAAATATGTGTGGCTCGAGACGCATTTACCTTTTCTATAAATTTAGCAACGGTATTTAAATCCATTTTATCAGGATCGATTAAAACGGCTAATAATTTTTCACCTTTAGATGTAGCTTGTAAAATGTGATTATAAATAGTCTTCATTACTTAATTGGTAAGGCAAAAGCACAGGTAAAACCTTCAAATTCTAAAAAAGTAGTATCGAAACTATGTTTACTGTTATCATAATCTATCCAAGCGCGTGTTTCGGAATCTAATATTTCAAAAGGAATTACCAGTGTATGCTGTAAAAAACTCAACCCAGGAGTAGCAAACAATTTATAAAGGGATTCTTTAATACACCAAATAACGGTTAGTTTCCGAATATAATCCTCGGCATCTTTTTGCAAATATTGACTTTCATAATCCATAAATTTATGCGCAATAACACCAATTTTGTCTCGTTGTTTTTCAATATCAATGCCTACTAAATGATCACTAACCACCACTCCAGAAAATGTAAAGGAATGCGTAATAGAAATATATTTCCCGTCCTTTAAATGCGGCTTACCATTTTCATCGTAATACAAATCGGTATCGGTATAACCAAATTCGGCAAGCAAATGTCTAACACTTAAAAAACCACGTTGGTGCAGCTCACTTTTCATACTTAAAACGCGGCTTAAACTTTCGGGTTTTAAGGTAATTGGCTGAATTAAATCGTCATAAGATTCTTCTATCTTCCAGATTTTAACAGTAGTTTGTGAGTTGGGAATAAGGGTTTTATAAAGCGGCATTTAATATTCTAAAAGTTATTAGTTATCTTTGCACTGCCTAAAGCAGCTTTAGTAAATGTGACAAGCGAATTTAACTATTTTAAGTCCTTTTGCCAAAGTTGTTAGGCTATAAAAACATTAAGAAAAAAATACTATGACTACAAAAACAGTTGCTTACGTACCAAATAAGGTAAAAGATATGTCGCTTGCGGCTTGGGGAAGAAAAGAGATGGATTTAGCTGAAGCAGAAATGCCAGGATTAATGAGTCTACGTGAAGAATACAAAAATGAACAACCACTTAAAGGTGCACGTATTGCAGGTTGTCTGCACATGACGATCCAAACAGCAGTTTTAATAGAAACATTACAAGCTTTAGGCGCTGAAGTTACATGGAGTTCATGTAATATTTTCTCTACCCAAGATCAGGCAGCAGCAGCTATTGCGGCAGCAGGAACGGCTGTTTACGCCTGGAAAGATATGACCGAAGAAGAATTTGATTGGTGTATTGAACAAACCTTGTTTTTTGGTGAAGACAGAAAACCACTAAATATGATTTTAGATGATGGTGGCGATTTAACTAATATGGTTTTAGACAGGTACCCAGAATTGGCTGCGGGCATTAATGGCCTTTCAGAAGAAACAACTACAGGTGTACACCGTTTATACGAACGTGTAAAAGCTGGAACATTACCCATGCCAGCTATAAATGTAAATGATTCGGTTACAAAATCGAAATTCGATAATAAATATGGCTGTAAAGAAAGTGCTGTAGATGCTGTACGTCGTGCAACAGATATTATGTTAGCAGGAAAGCGCGTAGTGGTATGTGGTTATGGCGATGTTGGTAAAGGTACCGCTGCCTCTTTTAAAGGTGCTGGAAGTATTGTAACCGTTACAGAAATCGATCCTATTTGTGCGCTTCAAGCTGCCATGGATGGTTTTGAAGTTAAGAAATTAGAAACTGTTGTTGGAAATGCCGATATTGTTATTACCACTACAGGAAATAAAGATATTGTTCGTGGTGAACATTTTGAAGCCATGAAAGACAAAACAATAGTTTGTAACATCGGACATTTTGATAACGAAATTGATATGGCTTGGTTAAACAAAAACCACGGTCATACCAAAGATGTTATTAAGCCACAAGTTGATAAATATACCGTAAACGGAAAGGACGTTATTATTTTAGCACAAGGACGCTTGGTAAATTTAGGTTGTGCAACTGGTCATCCAAGTTTTGTAATGAGTAACTCATTTACAAACCAGACTTTAGCACAAATTGAATTGTGGACAAATAAAGATGCTTATAAAAACGAGGTATATATGCTACCAAAACATTTAGATGAGAAAGTAGCTAAATTGCACCTTGAAAAAATTGGTGTAGAGCTTACCGAACTTAAAGACGATCAAGCCAAGTATATTGGTGTAGCTGTTGAAGGTCCTTATAAGCCAGAATACTACAGATACTAGAAAAAGACCGCTTGCGATTCTAGAACATAGACCGCTTCGCTTTTAGATATTATATAAAATCCCAAGCAGTCATGTTTGGGATTTTTTTTGGGCAATTGCCACTTCGCTAAAAGCTACGTAGCACCACGCCTTCCACTGTATCTTTTTATCGTACCTCAAAAAAGGATGCCGTTACAAATGCATAGCATTCACGATTTCTTATTTATTAAAGTAGAAATGCAAGAGTAATCCTTATCGCAAAAAGCAACTAAACCATAGCTTTTAAATACGTAACTTCGTTTTGTAAAACACTATATCCATGAGCTCAAAAAAACTATATGAATTAATAAACAAGTTAGAAAACCACATAAATCAGCATGACGTTGCTAATCCAAAAATTTCAAAAGCAACTGTTGGCTGGCACATAGACCATAGCTGCAAAGTAATTAATCAAGTTGTTTTAACATTACAATCATCAGATCCGGCTTTATATAAAAATGATTTCAGCTTTTTAGGAAAGCTTTTTTTTACATTAGGGTTTTTCCCGAGAGGAAAGGCAAAGGCACCAAAAAACGTTAAACCACCTGAAACTATTTCACAAAAAGACCTTATAAAACAATTGCAAGAAGCACGAACAAATATTGACATCATTCCTGATTTAGATAAAAACGCCTTTTTTAAGCATCCGCTTTTTGGGGACGTAAACAAAAAAAGAATTTATCGATTTTTAGAATTACATACCAATCATCATGTGAAGATTATACGTGATATTCTAAAATAATCCTAAATTAAATACATTGTTAAAAAACAAAAACCCTTTCTGTTTCCAGAAAAGGTTTTATATGTTTTAAAGAAATTGTTTAATTAAGCCTCGAAAGGTTCAATAGAAACATAAGATTTGTTGTCTTTTTTCTTTGTAAATTTAACAAGTCCGTCCACTTTAGCGTGTAACGTGTGGTCTTTTCCACCATACACATTTTCACCTGGGTGATGTGTATTACCTCTTTGTCTTACGATGATATTTCCAGCAACAGCAGCTTGTCCACCAAAAATCTTAACGCCTAAACGTTTTGATTCTGATTCTCTACCATTCTTCGAACTACCAACTCCTTTTTTATGAGCCATTGTCTTAAGGTTTTATTTTATTAATAATAACGAAATTATTTCTCAATTCCGCCGTCTAATCTGTCTTGTAATTCTTTAAGTTCATCCCACTTACCTTCAGCAGCTAAAGCCGCTTGTTTTGGCCAAGTGTCAGTCACAATGTGAGCTAATCTTGAACTTGCATCTGTTAACACAGTGCTTAATGCTTCAGGTGTTGCCTTTGCAATTTTAGCAAAAGTTTCAAATCCTGCATTTACCAAAGCTTCAGCAGCTTTTGGTCCAGCACCTTCAATTTTCTTTAAATCGTCTGCTTTAGCAGTTGATTTTTTAGGAGCTGCTTTTGTAGCCTCTTCCTTTTTAGCTGGTGCAGCTTTTTCAGCTTTCACTGTTTTCTCTGCTTTAGCTGGTTTTGCTTTTTCGGTTTTTTCAGCTTTTTTGCCTCCCGACGCTGCAATGCTCTCAATTACGATTTCCGTTAAAGATTGTCTGTGTCCGTTTTTTACACGGTAACCTTTACGTCTTTTCTTTTTGAAAACAATAACTTTATCACCTTTAAGGTGCTTTAATACTTTTGCTCCTACTAGAGCTCCGGTTATAGCTGGGGCGCCTACAGTTATATTGTCACCATCTGCAATTAAAAGAACGTTATCGAAAGAAACTTCCTTACCTTCTTCTGTTGCTAAACGATTAACAAAAACTCTTTGGTCTTTTTCAACTTTAAATTGATGCCCTGCTATCTCTACAATTGCGTACATAGCGTAACGTTTTTATTAAATTAGTTTATTAATCTGCTAACCTCACGGAAAGCGGATGCAAATATACTGCTAAATAATTAAACTACAAACGTTTTGTTTAAATTACGAAATATTCCAGCTTTTTTTGAAATACTGCATCACCGTAAATGCCGAAATTACGGTTGTGGCCACACCCATTATGCCAACAACAAAGGTCATAACACCAACACTAACTGGCGCGCCAAAGTCTATAAAAGACAAAACTTGTGATACAAAATCGCTATTAATTTCGGTTATGTAAAGTAAAAAGAAAAATGTAAAAACAACAGTAGCAACAAAACCTGTTATTAAACCTGCTACAAAGCCATTAGAGTATGTGAATTTATCGCCTTGCTCCAGTTTATAATAACGAACGGTTTCAAAAATCCCGAAAGCCGTAATAACCGCATTTAAAAAACTAAAAACCGGATTTGTATGTTTATCTATTAGTGCTAGAATTAAAAAGTAAGCAATTAATACAGCACTGGTAATAAGGCCAAACCTTACTGGTAAGATTACGTTTTTCATATATCAATATTTTTTCGGTTCTTAAATTTCGTGAAAATTTATGGCAAATAATAATTTGTTTATGTTTTTTTATCTAAGGTTATAAAAGCAATAAGTATTTCTTATTTTTGAAACATTGTAACATATTGAATACATAACAGACATATTACATGTCATTTAACAAAAACAAAAACACATGAAAAAAGGATTATTAACTTTTTCTGCATGTTTGCTAGCCATTATTACTAGTGTTGCACAAGAAGTGAAATTTGAAGAATTTGATTTAGATAATGGATTACACGTTATTCTGCATCAAGACAATACCGCACCTGTAGTTTCTACTTCGGTGATGTATGACGTAGGCGGAAAAGATGGAGACAGAAGCCGTACTGGATTTGCTCACTTTTTTGAGCATTTATTATTTGAAGGCTCTGAAAATATTGGTCGTGGTGAATTCATGAAAATTATTCCAGCTAATGGTGGAACGTTTAATGCCAATACATCACAAGACAGAACCTATTATTATGAAATATTTCCTTCTAACAAATTAGAATTGGGCCTATGGTTAGAATCTGAACGTATGCTACACCCTGTTATTGATCAAGTTGGTGTGGACACACAAAATGAGGTTGTAAAGGAAGAAAGACGTCAAAGTTTTGACAACAGACCTTACGGACAAATTTTAAATACTATTGGCGAAAACTTATTTGTGTTACATCCATACAAAGATTCCAATATTGGCGAGATGGCCCATTTAGATGCAGCTACTCTTGAAGAGTTTATGGCGTTTTTTGATAAATATTACGTTCCTAATAATGCCGTTTTAGTTGTTGCTGGAGATATTGATATTGCCAAAACCAAAGGATTAGTAAAAGATTATTTTGGAGCCGTAAAAAAAGGTCCAGACGTTGTACGTAACTTCCCGACTGAAGCACCAATTACTAAAACTGTTAAAGCTACTACATACGACAAGAACATTCAAACACCAGCAATTATTGCAGCGTATAGAGGCCCAGGAATGGCTACTAAAGACGCACGTGTATTGGATATGATTTCGTCATATTTAAGTGGTGGTAAGAGTTCGGTATTATATAAAAAATTAGTAGATGAGCAAAAACAAGCATTAACTGTTCAAGCCATAAACCTTCCTCAAGTTGACTATAATATTTTTGCGTTATTCGCTTTACCATTAGGTGACCAAGTAACTATTCAAACTTTATTATCGGAAATGGATGAGGAAATTGTAAAAATTCAAAATGAATTAATTTCAGAACGCGATTATCAAAAACTTCAAAATCAGTTTGAAAATCAGTTTGTAAATTCTAACTCTAGTATTTCTGGAATTGCTAATTCATTAGCTACTTATTATTTATTATATGGTGATGTAAACTTAATTAATAATGAAATAGACATTTACCGTTCTATTACTAGAGAAGATATCCAAAACGTTGCTAAAAAGTACTTAAATCCAAACCAACGCGTAGAAATAGATTACTTACCAAAAAAAGACGATCAATAAGATGAATACATATACTATAAAAATGAAACTATCTGCTTTTGTTGTCCTGTTCTTTATCGCTCTAAGCGTTTCAGCTCAAATAGACCGATCTAAACAACCAAAAGCTGGACCAGCTCCAAAAATTACTTTAGAGGAACCTGGCGAATTTGAATTGAAAAACGGCTTAAAAGTTTTAGTTGTTGAAAACCATAAATTACCACGTGTTTCCTATTCATTACGAATAGATAACAGCCCCATTTTTGAAGGTGATATTGCTGGTGTAACTAGCGTATTAGGCTCTATGTTAGGAAATGGAACAACATCCATTCCAAAAGATGCCTTTAATGAAGAAATTGACTTTTTAGGTGCTAGTCTTAATTTAGGTTTTGGAAGCGGTTTTGCTAGTTCATTAACGCAATATTCAGAACGTATTATGGAATTAATGGCAGATGCTGTTATTAATCCATTATTAACAGAAGAAGAGTTTGAAGCGGAAAAAACAAAGCTGATTGAAAACTTAAAAAATAGCGATAAAAACCCGGATGCTATTGCAGGTCGTGTTGGTAGTGCATTATCTTACGGAAAACTACATCCTTATGGCGAGTTTACAACCGAAGAAACAATTAAAAACATTACGTTTGATAATATTAAAGCCTATTACCAACAGTACATGAATCCTGACAACGCCTATTTAGTTGTTATTGGTGATGTTGATTTTAGAACCGTTGAGAAACAAGTAAAGAAATACTTTAAAGATTGGGAAACAGATGCTAGTGTATCCACTACAATTCCAAAAACAGCAGAAAGCTTACCAGTTCCTCAAATCAATTTTATTGATGTTCCTGGTGCAACACAGTCTAATATTTCTGTTACCAACAATGTTTCATTAAAAATGAGTGACTCTGATTATTTCTCGGCCTTAATTGCAAATGAAATACTTGGTGGTGGTGGCGAAGGTTATTTATTTTTAAACCTTCGTGAAAAGCACGGTTACACCTATGGTTCGTATTCCAGATTAGGTGCTAATCGCTATGGCATGTCTCGTTTTAGTACAACTGCCAAAGTTAGAAATACAGTTACAGATAGTGCCGTTGTGGAAACGCTTAAAGAAATTAAACGTATTAATAATGAACCTGTAGATGCAGAGGTATTGCGTAACGTAAAAGCTAAATACACTGGAAACTTTGTAATGGCTCTTGAACGTCCAGAAACTATTGCAAGTTATGCCTTGAATATTAAGTTAAACAACTTACCAAAAGATTTTTACGAAACGTATCTTCAAAAGATAAACGATGTAACTATTGAAGATGTACAAACAGCAGCAAAAAAATATATGCGACCTGAAAATGCGCGTGTTATTGTCGTTGGAAACGGAAGTGAAGTTCTTGAAAACCTTGAAAAAGTAGGCTTACCAATTCGCTATTATGATAAGTATGCGGATTTAACTACAAAACCAGAATACGAAATCGAAATGCCTGCGGACATGAATGCCAATAAAGTGCTTAACGCCTATATTGACGCTATTGGTGGCAAAGCAAATTTAGATAAGGTTAACTCGGTTTACATTACAGCTGAAGCAGAATTACAACCAGGTGTGGTAATTAATTTAGAAATGAAGAAAACCATAAAGAACCAATCATTACAACAAATAAGCGTTATGGGGCAAACGCAAAAACAAGTTTTAGATGGTACAGCTGGTTATTCGTTTGCGCAAGGTCAACGTAAAGATATGACGGAAGCCGAAGTTAAAGAAGCCCAGGTCGAGTCGTCTCCATTCCCTGAAGTAAACTATCTTAATGGTGGTGTTACTTTAGAGAAAATTGAAAAAATAGAAGGTGAAAATGCCTATAAAATTAAAGTTGACGAAAAAACTTCAGTGTATTACAGTGTTGAAACTGGCTTAAAAATCAAAGAAATAGAGGCTTCAGAAATGGGCCAATCTGCCACTTTCTTTAGTAACTATAAAGATGTGTCAGGTGTTAAATTTCCTTTTAAAATTTCGCAAACAATGGGTCCAAGAACAATTGACTTTATTGTATCAGAAATTAAAGTAAATGAAGATGTTTCAGATGCCGATTTCGAATAATTAAACATTAAACATTATATTTTAAAAGCCTGGAGGACACTTCGGGCTTTTATTTTTTTCGCTTATGAGATAAATACACACCTAGTAAAACAATAAGCGAACCTAAACCTTGCCATAAACTAAAGCCTTCACCATCCAAAACACCCCAAACCAATGCAATAATAGGCATCAAATAAGTGACTGAAGACGCAAAAACTGGCGTAGACATTTGAACCAGTTTATTAAATAGCACTTTTGCCAAAGCCGTCCCAAAAAAGGATAAAATGATGACATAAACCAATGCCATTTTTAAATTTGGATTGGATAAAGTTTCCGTGGTGAAAAAATCTGCAAAAAATAAAGTTATTAAAGCAGGAATAGTAATAACCGCATAATTTCCGGCTGCAATAGCTAAGGGTTTCACATCTTGTAAATAGCGTTTAATAATATTCACATTAGCCGCATACATTACTGTTGAAATTATAACAAAACCAGCATATAAATAGTTTTGTTCCGGATTTAGCTCGGCACCTTTTAAAATAAGGATAGCCGTTCCAACAAACCCAATTATCACACCTAAAATTTGACGCTTGGTTGATGCTATTTTAAAAACAGCAAACCCTAATAAAATAGTATTCAATGGCACCAATGAATTTAAAATAGATGCTACAGCACTATCAATTTCAGTTTCTGCAATTGCGAATAGAAAAGCGGGGAAAAAAGATCCTAAAAAACCCGATGCACCAATCCATTTCCATTGGCGTTTATCAATGGTTTTAAGCTTATTAAAACCTACAGCAAGCAAGAAAATTCCTGTAATTATGGTTCTAACAGCACCTAATTGATACGGTGTAAGTCCTAAAAGTGATTTTTTAATGAGAATAAATGATGTACCCCAAATCACGGAAAGCACGACTAAATATAACCACTTACTACTAATTTGCTTCATACAAAAACGGTTCAAGGCACAAAATTCCAATTTTAAATGCAATAAATGGCAATATTTAGTAATTTTGTAATGAACTTAATTACAATTAAAATGAAAACGTTAAAAAATATAGT
Above is a window of Bizionia sp. M204 DNA encoding:
- the ahcY gene encoding adenosylhomocysteinase, which gives rise to MTTKTVAYVPNKVKDMSLAAWGRKEMDLAEAEMPGLMSLREEYKNEQPLKGARIAGCLHMTIQTAVLIETLQALGAEVTWSSCNIFSTQDQAAAAIAAAGTAVYAWKDMTEEEFDWCIEQTLFFGEDRKPLNMILDDGGDLTNMVLDRYPELAAGINGLSEETTTGVHRLYERVKAGTLPMPAINVNDSVTKSKFDNKYGCKESAVDAVRRATDIMLAGKRVVVCGYGDVGKGTAASFKGAGSIVTVTEIDPICALQAAMDGFEVKKLETVVGNADIVITTTGNKDIVRGEHFEAMKDKTIVCNIGHFDNEIDMAWLNKNHGHTKDVIKPQVDKYTVNGKDVIILAQGRLVNLGCATGHPSFVMSNSFTNQTLAQIELWTNKDAYKNEVYMLPKHLDEKVAKLHLEKIGVELTELKDDQAKYIGVAVEGPYKPEYYRY
- a CDS encoding DMT family transporter codes for the protein MKQISSKWLYLVVLSVIWGTSFILIKKSLLGLTPYQLGAVRTIITGIFLLAVGFNKLKTIDKRQWKWIGASGFLGSFFPAFLFAIAETEIDSAVASILNSLVPLNTILLGFAVFKIASTKRQILGVIIGFVGTAILILKGAELNPEQNYLYAGFVIISTVMYAANVNIIKRYLQDVKPLAIAAGNYAVITIPALITLFFADFFTTETLSNPNLKMALVYVIILSFFGTALAKVLFNKLVQMSTPVFASSVTYLMPIIALVWGVLDGEGFSLWQGLGSLIVLLGVYLSHKRKK
- the pnuC gene encoding nicotinamide riboside transporter PnuC encodes the protein MSLIFDYLFGQYSDYDTLDIVLEIIAIVFGFLSVWYSKQNHIFVFPTGIISTSIFVYLLFKWALLGDMIINAYYFIMSIYGWYIWTRKIDDTHETPITSWNKRDKQTSIGIAVAAVICVAVIYQIFNKWSSWVSYVDILTTAIFFAGMYLMAKRKVENWIFWIVGDLISVPLYFYKGFTFTSLQYLGFTVLAIYGYLAWKKHLNKTRVIA
- a CDS encoding thiamine-binding protein, translated to MKISVELTLTPLHDDYEPAIIHFIKKLRASHLKVLENPLSTQVYGDYDAVMKLLTVEIKEAFELIERGLLHMKIVKSDRQDYEPHF
- the rpmA gene encoding 50S ribosomal protein L27, coding for MAHKKGVGSSKNGRESESKRLGVKIFGGQAAVAGNIIVRQRGNTHHPGENVYGGKDHTLHAKVDGLVKFTKKKDNKSYVSIEPFEA
- the rplU gene encoding 50S ribosomal protein L21, with translation MYAIVEIAGHQFKVEKDQRVFVNRLATEEGKEVSFDNVLLIADGDNITVGAPAITGALVGAKVLKHLKGDKVIVFKKKRRKGYRVKNGHRQSLTEIVIESIAASGGKKAEKTEKAKPAKAEKTVKAEKAAPAKKEEATKAAPKKSTAKADDLKKIEGAGPKAAEALVNAGFETFAKIAKATPEALSTVLTDASSRLAHIVTDTWPKQAALAAEGKWDELKELQDRLDGGIEK
- a CDS encoding pitrilysin family protein, which codes for MKKGLLTFSACLLAIITSVAQEVKFEEFDLDNGLHVILHQDNTAPVVSTSVMYDVGGKDGDRSRTGFAHFFEHLLFEGSENIGRGEFMKIIPANGGTFNANTSQDRTYYYEIFPSNKLELGLWLESERMLHPVIDQVGVDTQNEVVKEERRQSFDNRPYGQILNTIGENLFVLHPYKDSNIGEMAHLDAATLEEFMAFFDKYYVPNNAVLVVAGDIDIAKTKGLVKDYFGAVKKGPDVVRNFPTEAPITKTVKATTYDKNIQTPAIIAAYRGPGMATKDARVLDMISSYLSGGKSSVLYKKLVDEQKQALTVQAINLPQVDYNIFALFALPLGDQVTIQTLLSEMDEEIVKIQNELISERDYQKLQNQFENQFVNSNSSISGIANSLATYYLLYGDVNLINNEIDIYRSITREDIQNVAKKYLNPNQRVEIDYLPKKDDQ
- a CDS encoding DUF1569 domain-containing protein, translating into MSSKKLYELINKLENHINQHDVANPKISKATVGWHIDHSCKVINQVVLTLQSSDPALYKNDFSFLGKLFFTLGFFPRGKAKAPKNVKPPETISQKDLIKQLQEARTNIDIIPDLDKNAFFKHPLFGDVNKKRIYRFLELHTNHHVKIIRDILK
- a CDS encoding AAA family ATPase; the encoded protein is MEETLKQDESHCIKIVLFGPESTGKTILAKKLATHFNTLWVPEFSRIYAENKAKLHEVLTQDDVLPIAEGQMALENKLTKQADKLLICDTDLLETKVYSESYYQDFTSERLNKFATENYYNLYFLTNIDLPWEPDGIRDKPHERETMFQAFQKALEIHQKPYILLSGNLTNRFEVAVKHINELLKSKI
- a CDS encoding 4'-phosphopantetheinyl transferase superfamily protein, with the translated sequence MPLYKTLIPNSQTTVKIWKIEESYDDLIQPITLKPESLSRVLSMKSELHQRGFLSVRHLLAEFGYTDTDLYYDENGKPHLKDGKYISITHSFTFSGVVVSDHLVGIDIEKQRDKIGVIAHKFMDYESQYLQKDAEDYIRKLTVIWCIKESLYKLFATPGLSFLQHTLVIPFEILDSETRAWIDYDNSKHSFDTTFLEFEGFTCAFALPIK
- a CDS encoding geranylgeranylglyceryl/heptaprenylglyceryl phosphate synthase, with protein sequence MKTIYNHILQATSKGEKLLAVLIDPDKMDLNTVAKFIEKVNASRATHIFVGGSVVAAQLTEALVIEIKKHTQLPLLLFPGDVGQITNQADALLFLSLISGRNPDYLIGKHVQAISKLKNSNLEIISTGYILIENGKQTAVQRVTNTAPLQNNNIQLIADTATAGELLGMKLIYLEAGSGALQPVSKKIIEKVKTNISIPLIVGGGIRNLKQLKQAYQAGADLVVIGTAFEDDESFFEELQDC
- a CDS encoding DUF4199 domain-containing protein, with protein sequence MKNVILPVRFGLITSAVLIAYFLILALIDKHTNPVFSFLNAVITAFGIFETVRYYKLEQGDKFTYSNGFVAGLITGFVATVVFTFFFLLYITEINSDFVSQVLSFIDFGAPVSVGVMTFVVGIMGVATTVISAFTVMQYFKKSWNIS
- a CDS encoding pitrilysin family protein, whose protein sequence is MKLSAFVVLFFIALSVSAQIDRSKQPKAGPAPKITLEEPGEFELKNGLKVLVVENHKLPRVSYSLRIDNSPIFEGDIAGVTSVLGSMLGNGTTSIPKDAFNEEIDFLGASLNLGFGSGFASSLTQYSERIMELMADAVINPLLTEEEFEAEKTKLIENLKNSDKNPDAIAGRVGSALSYGKLHPYGEFTTEETIKNITFDNIKAYYQQYMNPDNAYLVVIGDVDFRTVEKQVKKYFKDWETDASVSTTIPKTAESLPVPQINFIDVPGATQSNISVTNNVSLKMSDSDYFSALIANEILGGGGEGYLFLNLREKHGYTYGSYSRLGANRYGMSRFSTTAKVRNTVTDSAVVETLKEIKRINNEPVDAEVLRNVKAKYTGNFVMALERPETIASYALNIKLNNLPKDFYETYLQKINDVTIEDVQTAAKKYMRPENARVIVVGNGSEVLENLEKVGLPIRYYDKYADLTTKPEYEIEMPADMNANKVLNAYIDAIGGKANLDKVNSVYITAEAELQPGVVINLEMKKTIKNQSLQQISVMGQTQKQVLDGTAGYSFAQGQRKDMTEAEVKEAQVESSPFPEVNYLNGGVTLEKIEKIEGENAYKIKVDEKTSVYYSVETGLKIKEIEASEMGQSATFFSNYKDVSGVKFPFKISQTMGPRTIDFIVSEIKVNEDVSDADFE